From the Phycisphaerae bacterium genome, one window contains:
- the rplT gene encoding 50S ribosomal protein L20, translating into MPRVSAAVPRHKRVKRLMKSASGYHSDRSRTLHSASETVMRAGNYARAGRRLRKRDYRSLWITRLTAACLPLGINYSRLVHGLKSANVVLNRKMLSELAVHDPVAFEAVVNTAKQSLAS; encoded by the coding sequence ATGCCCAGGGTAAGCGCAGCCGTTCCACGGCACAAACGAGTCAAGCGACTGATGAAGTCGGCCAGCGGATACCATTCCGATCGGTCCCGCACTCTGCACTCCGCCAGCGAAACCGTCATGCGGGCGGGTAACTACGCCCGCGCCGGCCGGCGGCTGCGGAAGCGAGACTACCGGTCGCTGTGGATCACCCGGTTGACCGCGGCGTGCCTGCCGCTGGGGATCAACTACAGCCGGCTGGTCCACGGTCTCAAGTCCGCCAACGTCGTGCTCAACCGCAAGATGCTCTCGGAGCTGGCCGTGCACGACCCGGTGGCCTTCGAAGCGGTCGTCAACACCGCCAAACAATCTCTGGCGAGCTAG
- a CDS encoding zinc-binding dehydrogenase, with the protein MMRYYLSGGVMLGHENVAEIVEAGPDVATARAGERVVVDPPLGCLVRKIDPPCSACRQGRPSVCENFDLGNMPTAIGLGYNGFTGGSWSPYFIAHHSQLHPVPDGVADEQAILVDPLACSLHAILDDLPAASENVLVFGAGIIGLATAALLRVVEPSLRIAVTVKHPFQADLARHYGADHLVYWKRDRQQSFRDLASIVKARSATLPFGMHFLQGGFDRVYYCSGAVSAFADAARLVRPRGTLVLVGTPQIGITDLTPLWLHEIKVVGTTGRAVQMLPGDREAAHNYRHVLRLLQEGRIDTAPLKLAFYRQKDYRRALADLRDRRHSGVVKAAFDFR; encoded by the coding sequence CGATGATGCGATACTACCTTTCGGGCGGTGTGATGCTCGGCCACGAAAACGTCGCCGAGATCGTCGAAGCCGGTCCGGACGTCGCCACGGCCAGGGCGGGCGAGCGCGTGGTGGTCGATCCGCCGCTGGGTTGCCTCGTTCGCAAGATCGATCCGCCCTGTTCGGCGTGTCGGCAGGGGCGGCCGTCGGTGTGCGAGAACTTCGATCTTGGGAACATGCCGACCGCGATCGGGCTGGGCTACAACGGATTTACCGGCGGAAGCTGGTCGCCGTATTTCATCGCGCACCACTCCCAGCTTCACCCCGTTCCCGACGGCGTCGCCGACGAGCAGGCCATTCTCGTGGATCCGCTGGCGTGCAGCCTCCATGCGATTCTCGACGACCTGCCCGCCGCCAGCGAGAATGTGCTGGTGTTCGGAGCCGGGATCATCGGCTTGGCCACCGCGGCCTTGCTTCGTGTCGTTGAGCCGAGTCTGCGAATCGCCGTTACCGTCAAGCACCCGTTCCAAGCGGATCTGGCCAGGCACTACGGCGCCGACCACTTGGTCTACTGGAAGCGCGACCGTCAGCAGTCGTTCCGCGACTTGGCCTCCATCGTCAAGGCTCGTTCGGCCACGCTGCCCTTTGGCATGCACTTCCTCCAGGGCGGATTCGACCGCGTCTACTATTGCAGCGGAGCGGTTTCCGCCTTTGCCGACGCCGCCCGGCTGGTTCGGCCGAGAGGAACGCTGGTGCTGGTGGGAACGCCGCAGATCGGGATTACCGATCTGACGCCGCTGTGGCTCCACGAGATCAAGGTGGTGGGAACCACCGGCCGGGCCGTGCAGATGTTGCCGGGCGATCGGGAAGCGGCCCACAACTACCGCCACGTGCTGCGATTGCTCCAGGAAGGCCGGATCGACACGGCTCCGCTGAAACTCGCCTTCTACCGCCAGAAGGACTATCGGCGGGCCTTGGCGGATCTGCGGGATCGCCGGCATTCCGGCGTCGTCAAAGCCGCCTTCGACTTCCGCTAG
- the rpmI gene encoding 50S ribosomal protein L35, which yields MAAKLKAKTHKGLAKRVKITATGKVTRRRGGKSHLLSNKSSKRLRGLRQPMTVPDHMAKMIREQIAP from the coding sequence ATGGCCGCGAAGTTGAAAGCGAAAACACACAAAGGTTTGGCCAAGCGAGTCAAGATCACCGCCACCGGCAAGGTCACCCGGCGACGTGGCGGCAAGAGCCACTTGCTCTCGAACAAGAGCTCCAAGCGGCTCCGCGGCCTGCGTCAGCCCATGACCGTGCCGGATCACATGGCCAAGATGATCCGGGAGCAGATCGCCCCGTAG
- the guaA gene encoding glutamine-hydrolyzing GMP synthase, with amino-acid sequence MTRETILILDFGSQYSQLIARRVRENHVFSLLVAPETPIEKLQEYEPKGLILSGGPSSVYEPGAPRCDERVFQLGVPILGICYGMQIGSQLLGAQVQAAKAREYGRTHLTVKNGYDLLCHVPEETSVWMSHGDVVQTLPEDFEALAETRNTAWAAVRHKRRPFFGVQFHPEVSHTPMGGQILRNFLYDVCGCQGAWRVGDIAEEAIEQIREQVGKSRVICGLSGGVDSSVVAAIVHKAIGDQLTCIFVDNGLLRKNEAELVEATFRDHFHIDLRVADASQRFLGALAGVSDPQEKRRIIGHEFIEVFRHEAREIEDARFLAQGTLYPDVIESGHSIAGKAANIKLHHNVGGLPAELGFELIEPLRDLFKDEVRAVGEHLGLPEEIVWRHPFPGPGLAVRITGQITPERLDILRDADEIFIEEIRAANLYRTIGQAFAVLIPVGTVGVMGDGRTYEYVIALRAVETRDFMTADWVRIPHETLATVASRIVNEVRGVNRVVYDISTKPPATIEWE; translated from the coding sequence ATGACGCGAGAGACCATACTGATTCTTGATTTCGGCTCACAGTATTCCCAGTTGATCGCTCGGCGGGTGCGCGAGAACCACGTGTTCAGTCTGCTGGTCGCGCCCGAAACGCCGATCGAGAAGCTCCAGGAGTACGAGCCGAAGGGTCTGATCCTCTCCGGCGGGCCCTCCAGCGTGTATGAACCGGGCGCGCCGCGCTGCGACGAGCGGGTGTTCCAACTGGGCGTGCCGATTTTGGGGATATGCTACGGCATGCAGATCGGTTCGCAGCTCCTGGGCGCACAGGTCCAGGCGGCCAAGGCGCGGGAGTACGGCCGAACGCATCTGACGGTCAAGAACGGTTACGACCTGCTGTGCCACGTGCCGGAAGAGACCAGCGTGTGGATGAGCCACGGCGACGTCGTCCAGACGCTGCCGGAGGATTTCGAAGCACTGGCGGAGACCCGCAACACCGCGTGGGCCGCGGTCCGCCACAAGCGCCGTCCGTTTTTCGGCGTGCAATTCCACCCTGAGGTGAGCCACACGCCGATGGGGGGACAGATTTTGCGGAACTTCCTGTACGACGTCTGCGGCTGTCAGGGCGCATGGCGGGTCGGGGACATCGCCGAGGAGGCGATCGAGCAGATTCGCGAACAAGTCGGCAAGTCGCGGGTGATCTGCGGGCTTTCCGGCGGCGTGGACAGCTCGGTGGTGGCGGCGATCGTGCACAAGGCGATCGGTGATCAGCTCACGTGCATCTTCGTGGACAACGGGCTGCTGCGTAAGAACGAAGCCGAACTGGTCGAAGCGACGTTCCGCGACCACTTCCACATCGATCTGCGGGTGGCGGACGCCTCGCAGCGGTTCCTGGGCGCGCTGGCTGGAGTGTCGGACCCGCAGGAAAAACGGCGGATCATCGGCCACGAGTTCATCGAAGTGTTTCGCCACGAGGCGCGGGAGATCGAGGACGCCCGATTCCTGGCCCAGGGCACGCTGTACCCGGACGTGATCGAGTCGGGCCACAGCATCGCGGGTAAAGCGGCCAACATCAAGCTGCACCACAACGTGGGCGGGTTGCCCGCCGAATTGGGCTTTGAACTGATCGAGCCGCTGCGGGACCTGTTCAAGGACGAGGTGCGTGCGGTGGGCGAGCACCTGGGCCTGCCGGAGGAGATCGTATGGCGCCATCCATTCCCGGGCCCGGGGCTGGCGGTGCGGATCACCGGGCAGATCACGCCCGAACGGCTGGACATTCTCCGCGACGCGGATGAAATCTTCATCGAGGAAATCCGGGCGGCCAACCTGTACCGGACGATCGGCCAGGCGTTCGCGGTGCTGATCCCGGTGGGCACGGTGGGCGTGATGGGCGACGGGCGGACCTATGAATACGTGATCGCCCTGCGGGCGGTCGAGACGCGGGATTTCATGACCGCCGATTGGGTCCGCATTCCGCACGAGACGCTGGCCACCGTCGCCAGCCGCATCGTCAACGAGGTCCGCGGGGTCAACCGCGTGGTGTACGACATCTCGACCAAGCCGCCGGCAACCATCGAATGGGAATGA